A single Anas acuta chromosome 19, bAnaAcu1.1, whole genome shotgun sequence DNA region contains:
- the SBDS gene encoding ribosome maturation protein SBDS: MSIFTPTNQIRLTNVAVVRARRGGKRFEIACYRNKVMGWRSGAEKDLDEVLQTHTVFVNVSKGQVAKKEDLVRAFGTDDQTEICKMILSKGELQVSDKERQTQLEQMFRDIATIVADKCVNPETKRPYTVILIERAMKDIHYSVKPNKSTKQQALEVIRQLKETMQIERAHMRLRFILPAKEGKKLKEKLKPLIKVIENEDFHDQLEIVCLIDPGCFREIDELIRCETKGKGTLEVLSLKDVEEGDEKLE; encoded by the exons ATGTCCATCTTCACCCCCACCAACCAGATCCGCCTCACCAACGTGGCCGTGGTGCGGGCGCGGCGCGGGGGGAAGCGCTTCGAGATCGCCTGCTACCGAAACAAAGTCATGGGCTGGCGCAGCGGGGC GGAGAAGGACCTGGACGAGGTGCTGCAGACGCACACGGTGTTCGTCAACGTGTCCAAAGGGCAGGTGGCGAAGAAGGAGGATCTGGTGCGGGCCTTCGGGACGGATGACCAGACGGAGATCTGTAAGATG ATTTTATCAAAAGGGGAGTTGCAGGTGTCAGACAAAGAACGACAGACGCAGCTGGAGCAGATGTTTAGAGACATCGCAACTATTGTGGCTGACAAATGTGTGAATCCTGAGACAAAGAGGCCGTACACAGTAATCCTTATAGAGAGAGCCATGAAGGATATTCACTACTCCGTCAAACCAAACAAGAGCACAAAGCAACAG GCACTGGAAGTGATCAGACAATTAAAGGAGACCATGCAAATTGAACGTGCTCACATGAGGTTACGATTTATTCTTCCAgcaaaggaggggaagaaactCAAAGAGAAGCTCAAGCCACTGATTAAAGTTATTGAGAATGAAGACTTCCACGATCAGTTAGAAATT gtgTGCCTTATTGACCCAGGCTGCTTCAGAGAGATTGATGAGCTGATCCGATGTGAGACGAAAGGGAAAGGAACGCTGGAAGTGCTCAGTCTGAAGGATGTGGAGGAAGGAGATGAAAAGCTTGAATAA
- the SEPTIN4 gene encoding septin-4 isoform X1, with amino-acid sequence MPVPMPMPVAVPVAVPVAVPGAAPPRPAPAAAISAHPGGGARPCRSAAAAPGRRPVAMIKRFLKEDSEEAELTQFLRDCPPTDTPHKVEPLEGRREPGHPLCGRVPAEEPADDRDARPFSRPRPLDAQQLITAPPPPSPSRPRSPWGQLDPYDSSEDDKEYVGFATLPNQVHRKSVKKGFDFTLMVAGESGLGKSTLVNSLFLTDMYRDRKFLNAEERITQTVEITKHVVDIEEKGVKLRLTIVDTPGFGDAVNNTECWKPVADYIDQQFEQYFRDESGLNRKNIQDNRVHCCIYFISPFGHGLRPLDVEFMRALHQRVNIVPVLAKADTLTPSEVERMKNKIREEIDHYGIRIYQFPECDSDEDEEFKLQDQALKESIPFAVIGSNTVVEAKGRRVRGRLYPWGIVEVENPSHCDFVKLRTMLVRTHMQDLKDVTRETHYENYRTQCIQSMTRMVVKERNRNKLTRESGTDFPIPVIPPVPDSETEKLIREKDEELRRMQEMLQKIQKQMKDSH; translated from the exons ATGCCGGTGCCGATGCCGATGCCGGTGGCGGTGCCGGTGGCGGTGCCGGTGgcggtgcccggtgccgccccgccccgccccgcccccgccgctgCTATTTCTGCTCatcccggcggcggggcccggccgtgCCGCTCGGCAGCCGCCGCTCCCGGACGGCGCCCGGTAGCCATG aTCAAGCGCTTCCTGAAGGAGGACTCGGAGGAGGCCGAGCTCACCCAGTTCCTCCGGGACTGCCCCCCCACTGACACCCCCCACAAAGTGGAGCCCCTCGAGGGCAGGCGGGAGCCTGGCCACCCCCTCTGTGGCAGGGTCCCCGCCGAGGAGCCCGCCGATGACAGGGACGCGCGGCCCTTCTCTCGTCCTCGGCCCCTGGATGCCCAGCAGCTCATCACGGCCCCCCCGCCGCCCAGCCCCTCCCGACCGCGCAGCCCCTGGGGGCAGCTGGACCCCTACGACTCCTCCGAG gaCGACAAGGAGTACGTGGGGTTTGCCACGCTCCCCAACCAGGTCCATCGCAAATCGGTGAAGAAGGGCTTCGACTTCACGCTCATGGTGGCAG GGGAGTCTGGGCTGGGGAAATCCACGCTCGTCAACAGCCTCTTCCTGACGGACATGTACAGGGACCGCAAGTTCCTGAATGCTGAAG AGCGCATCACGCAGACAGTGGAGATCACCAAGCACGTGGTGGACATTGAGGAGAAGGGCGTCAAGCTGCGCCTGACCATTGTGGACACGCCGGGCTTTGGGGACGCCGTCAACAACACCGAGTG CTGGAAGCCGGTGGCTGACTACATCGACCAGCAGTTCGAGCAGTATTTCCGTGATGAGAGTGGCCTGAACCGGAAAAACATCCAGGACAACCGCGTCCACTGCTGCATCTACTTCATCTCGCCCTTCGGCCATGG cctccgGCCCCTGGACGTGGAGTTCATGCGAGCCCTGCACCAGCGGGTGAACATCGTGCCTGTGCTGGCCAAGGCGGACACCCTGACACCCTCTGAGGTGGAGCGCATGAAGAACAAG ATCCGTGAGGAGATCGACCACTACGGGATCCGCATCTACCAGTTCCCCGAGTGTGACTCAGACGAGGATGAGGAGTTCAAGCTGCAGGACCAGGCGCTGAAG GAGAGCATCCCCTTCGCTGTCATCGGCAGCAACACGGTCGTGGAGGCCAAGGGCCGGCGCGTCCGCGGGCGCCTCTACCCCTGGGGCATCGTGGAAG TGGAGAACCCGTCCCACTGCGACTTCGTGAAGCTGCGCACCATGCTGGTGAGGACACACATGCAGGACCTGAAGGACGTGACGCGGGAGACCCACTACGAGAACTACCGCACGCAGTGCATCCAGAGCATGACCCGCATGGTGGTGAAGGAGAGGAACCGCAA CAAACTGACGCGGGAGAGCGGGACAGATTTCCCCATCCCTGTCATCCCCCCGGTGCCCGATTCGGAGACGGAGAAGCTCATCCGGGAGAAGGACGAGGAG ctgcgGCGCatgcaggagatgctgcagaaGATCCAGAAGCAGATGAAGGACTCCCACTAG
- the SEPTIN4 gene encoding septin-4 isoform X2, with protein MATGPELQPLQEIKRFLKEDSEEAELTQFLRDCPPTDTPHKVEPLEGRREPGHPLCGRVPAEEPADDRDARPFSRPRPLDAQQLITAPPPPSPSRPRSPWGQLDPYDSSEDDKEYVGFATLPNQVHRKSVKKGFDFTLMVAGESGLGKSTLVNSLFLTDMYRDRKFLNAEERITQTVEITKHVVDIEEKGVKLRLTIVDTPGFGDAVNNTECWKPVADYIDQQFEQYFRDESGLNRKNIQDNRVHCCIYFISPFGHGLRPLDVEFMRALHQRVNIVPVLAKADTLTPSEVERMKNKIREEIDHYGIRIYQFPECDSDEDEEFKLQDQALKESIPFAVIGSNTVVEAKGRRVRGRLYPWGIVEVENPSHCDFVKLRTMLVRTHMQDLKDVTRETHYENYRTQCIQSMTRMVVKERNRNKLTRESGTDFPIPVIPPVPDSETEKLIREKDEELRRMQEMLQKIQKQMKDSH; from the exons ATGGCCACCGgccctgagctgcagcctctgcaggag aTCAAGCGCTTCCTGAAGGAGGACTCGGAGGAGGCCGAGCTCACCCAGTTCCTCCGGGACTGCCCCCCCACTGACACCCCCCACAAAGTGGAGCCCCTCGAGGGCAGGCGGGAGCCTGGCCACCCCCTCTGTGGCAGGGTCCCCGCCGAGGAGCCCGCCGATGACAGGGACGCGCGGCCCTTCTCTCGTCCTCGGCCCCTGGATGCCCAGCAGCTCATCACGGCCCCCCCGCCGCCCAGCCCCTCCCGACCGCGCAGCCCCTGGGGGCAGCTGGACCCCTACGACTCCTCCGAG gaCGACAAGGAGTACGTGGGGTTTGCCACGCTCCCCAACCAGGTCCATCGCAAATCGGTGAAGAAGGGCTTCGACTTCACGCTCATGGTGGCAG GGGAGTCTGGGCTGGGGAAATCCACGCTCGTCAACAGCCTCTTCCTGACGGACATGTACAGGGACCGCAAGTTCCTGAATGCTGAAG AGCGCATCACGCAGACAGTGGAGATCACCAAGCACGTGGTGGACATTGAGGAGAAGGGCGTCAAGCTGCGCCTGACCATTGTGGACACGCCGGGCTTTGGGGACGCCGTCAACAACACCGAGTG CTGGAAGCCGGTGGCTGACTACATCGACCAGCAGTTCGAGCAGTATTTCCGTGATGAGAGTGGCCTGAACCGGAAAAACATCCAGGACAACCGCGTCCACTGCTGCATCTACTTCATCTCGCCCTTCGGCCATGG cctccgGCCCCTGGACGTGGAGTTCATGCGAGCCCTGCACCAGCGGGTGAACATCGTGCCTGTGCTGGCCAAGGCGGACACCCTGACACCCTCTGAGGTGGAGCGCATGAAGAACAAG ATCCGTGAGGAGATCGACCACTACGGGATCCGCATCTACCAGTTCCCCGAGTGTGACTCAGACGAGGATGAGGAGTTCAAGCTGCAGGACCAGGCGCTGAAG GAGAGCATCCCCTTCGCTGTCATCGGCAGCAACACGGTCGTGGAGGCCAAGGGCCGGCGCGTCCGCGGGCGCCTCTACCCCTGGGGCATCGTGGAAG TGGAGAACCCGTCCCACTGCGACTTCGTGAAGCTGCGCACCATGCTGGTGAGGACACACATGCAGGACCTGAAGGACGTGACGCGGGAGACCCACTACGAGAACTACCGCACGCAGTGCATCCAGAGCATGACCCGCATGGTGGTGAAGGAGAGGAACCGCAA CAAACTGACGCGGGAGAGCGGGACAGATTTCCCCATCCCTGTCATCCCCCCGGTGCCCGATTCGGAGACGGAGAAGCTCATCCGGGAGAAGGACGAGGAG ctgcgGCGCatgcaggagatgctgcagaaGATCCAGAAGCAGATGAAGGACTCCCACTAG
- the CCDC183 gene encoding coiled-coil domain-containing protein 183: MQSRRANISQQTQELRNIITLQEQGKKFFTQSSEEKLSQNRDLLPQLRGMVQEDVHALGIAQKRDQLIISEACRAQKNLDIVLAGKTVEGAREKLQSSIFERVNACNALLYEVRRRGQTQDELQQRLQQLLDVKIDDKRIQEQVQMIRQLENSIEKMLVKVRTGQKVTLLYLAVKDVLKKELAYLPLHLDLLHGMAGVYHGELEDMELMALDALKANNITKEELAKLEREFLAERELRHRTLAAQKVQIDRLWLKGTSEKHLRAQARYDLAMDFPALLPQDSLMGSKLEATKSQIQHEAQVTAEVEKAKAAVQCSRLWDITGRLLAQQKSTAELEQHIGACEEKRQALKATLKDLELKQAELKFRQPPSAISCRRLETELRTSLQQEEARLEQARAQSLRNQELLLLFENGIDNLFIRLYGIDVPEQDVSVELKGVDEKLQYCEQKLQHLVQRVASLPAPSYSPDEDNEIFVKVRNFLEKTTAREPQNLKISLEDIGSAVHDPFDFADKDHGLVLTREDIKKQGLHLIESKMKSGKRK, from the exons ATGCAGAGCCGCAGGGCAAACATCAGCCAGCAGACCCAGGAGCTGCGCAACATCATCACCTTGCAAG AGCAAGGGAAGAAGTTTTTCACACAGTCATCTGAGGAAAAGCTCAGCCAGAACAGAGATCTGCTCCCACAGCTGCGCGGGATGGTGCAGGAGGACGTCCATGCCCTGGGCATTGCCCAGAAG CGTGACCAGCTAATCATCTCCGAGGCTTGCAGAGCACAGAAGAACTTGGACATTGTTTTGGCTGGCAAAACGGTGGAG GGTGCCCGGGAGAAGCTCCAGAGCAGCATCTTTGAGCGGGTGAACGCCTGCAACGCGCTGCTGTACGAGGTGAGGCGGCGTGGCCAGACCCAAGACGAGCTGCAGCAgcggctgcagcagctgctggatgtCAAAATCGATGACAAGCGGATCCAGGAGCAGGTGCAG ATGATTCGCCAGCTGGAGAACAGCATCGAGAAGATGCTCGTGAAAGTCCGCACTGGGCAGAAGGTCACCCTGCTGTACCTGGCGGTGAAGGATGTCCTCAAGAAG GAACTGGCCTACCTGCCTCTGCATCTGGACCTCCTGCACGGGATGGCCGGGGTGTACCATGGGGAGCTGGAGGACATGGAGCTCATGGCTTTGGATGCCCTCAAAGCCAATAACATAACCaag gaggagctggccaagctggaAAGAGAGTTCCTCGCAGAGAGGGAGCTCAGGCATCGCACCCTGGCTGCCCAGAAGGTGCAAATCGACCGACTTTGGCTCAAGGGCACAAGTGAAAAGCACTTGAGAGCG CAAGCCAGGTATGACCTGGCCATGGacttccctgccctgctgccccaggaCTCGCTGATGG GTTCCAAGCTGGAGGCCACCAAGTCCCAGATCCAGCATGAGGCCCAGGTGACAGCAGAGGTGGAGAAGGCCAAGGCTGCGGTGCAGTGCTCCCGCCTCTGG GATATCAcgggcaggctgctggcacagcagaaGTCCACGgcggagctggagcagcacatTGGGGCGTGCGAGGAGAAGAGGCAGGCACTGAAGGCCACGCTGAAGGACTTGGAGCTGaagcaggcagagctgaagTTTCGCCAGCCCCCAAGTGCTATcag CTGTAGGAGGCTGGAGACAGAGCTGAGGAcgagcctgcagcaggaggaggcccGGTTGGAGCAGGCGCGAGCCCAGTCTCTGAGGAACCAAGAGCTCCTGCTCCTGTTTGAAAACGGCATTGACAACCTCTTCATCCGCCTGTATGGCATCGATGTACCCGAGCAG GATGTCTCCGTTGAGCTGAAGGGGGTGGATGAGAAGCTGCAGTACTGCgagcagaagctgcagcaccTGGTGCAGCGAGTggcctccctgcctgcccccagctaCAGCCCTGACGAGGACAATGAG ATTTTTGTGAAGGTCAGGaattttctggagaaaacaaCTGCGAGAGAGCCACAGAACCTGAAGATTTCCTTGGAGGACATAGGTTCTGCAGTCCACG ATCCCTTTGATTTTGCTGACAAAGACCACGGCCTGGTTCTCACCCGGGAGGACATCAAGAAGCAGGGGCTGCACTTGATCGAAAGCAAGATGAAAAGTGGCAAGAGGAAGTAG